A region from the Triticum aestivum cultivar Chinese Spring chromosome 3D, IWGSC CS RefSeq v2.1, whole genome shotgun sequence genome encodes:
- the LOC123079369 gene encoding ultraviolet-B receptor UVR8: MTSLPQGAMEKAAAAAAEEEPEEAWAWTWGAGTDGQLGNGGFQDHHLPQALLLPPRCRGRVSFVAGGGAHAIALTSDGEVFTWGRGTHGQLGHGNIENIPHPKSVKFFENYTVTCVSTGWNHSGFATDSGQLFMCGDGSFGQLGTGDNQSRNLPFEATSFTTKHVEKLAFGMRHSLVLLKDNSVYGFGSARRGQVGKFASKNQKFYNTPRLIDGFPNCKIMNLYANGDHSAALDESGQLHIWGRALVGEHDDDQPRAAFPSLSISQVALGWHHALVLSGGELYAIGAYRHQKCDPTVSENAVAQQLNLTTASSIHHEPSSASNLAKVPSIHGQQVTQIAAGTEHSALVTESGALFTWGWGEHGQLGLGDTCDQVVPQRVNLGDEGSRSYASLGVYCGSGFTVAVGQA, from the exons ATGACCTCTCTTCCTCAGGGCGCcatggagaaggcggcggcggcggcggctgaggaggagccggaggaagcGTGGGCGTGGACCTGGGGCGCGGGCACGGACGGGCAGCTGGGAAACGGCGGCTTCCAGGACCACCATCTCCCGCAGGCGCTCCTCCTCCCGCCTCGCTGCCGAGGCCGCGTTTCcttcgtcgccggcggcggcgcccacGCCATCGCCCTCACAA GTGATGGTGAAGTATTTACTTGGGGCAGAGGTACCCATGGTCAGCTTGGCCATGGGAACATAGAGAACATCCCTCATCCAAAGTCCGTTAAGTTCTTTGAAAACTATACAGTAACCTGTGTGTCTACTGGATGGAACCATTCTGGATTTGCTACAG ATTCTGGACAACTCTTCATGTGCGGAGATGGCTCATTTGGACAGCTTGGCACTGGTGATAATCAGTCAAGGAACTTGCCATTTGAAGCGACATCCTTTACCACAAAGCATGTTGAGAAGCTTGCATTTGGGATGCGCCATTCTCTTGTCCTATTGAAAG ATAATTCCGTTTATGGATTTGGCTCAGCAAGACGGGGACAAGTTGGCAAATTTGCTTCCAAAAATCAAAAGTTTTATAATACTCctagattaattgatggttttccAAACTGTAAAATAATGAATTTATATGCCAATGGAGATCACAGTGCTGCATTGGATG AATCTGGCCAATTGCACATCTGGGGAAGAGCATTAGTTGGTGAACATGATGATGACCAACCTCGGGCAGCCTTTCCCTCTTTGAGTATTTCTCAAGTGGCATTAGGATGGCATCATGCATTAGTCTTATCTG GAGGTGAATTGTACGCCATTGGTGCTTACCGCCATCAGAAGTGTGACCCTACCGTGTCAGAAAATGCAGTAGCGCAGCAACTGAATCTTACCACAGCAAGCAGTATACATCATG AACCATCTTCAGCGTCAAATTTAGCGAAGGTGCCCTCTATTCATGGACAGCAGGTGACCCAGATAGCAGCCGGCACTGAACATTCAGCTTTGGTGACAG AGAGCGGAGCGTTGTTCACCTGGGGCTGGGGAGAGCATGGCCAACTGGGATTGGGCGATACTTGTGATCAGGTGGTTCCTCAGAGAGTAAATCTAGGTGACGAGGGCTCACGTTCTTATGCTTCGCTCGGCGTGTACTGTGGGAGTGGGTTTACCGTCGCCGTGGGCCAGGCTTAG